The following nucleotide sequence is from Synechococcus sp. KORDI-52.
CCGATCTTGGTGGTTCGGTGCAAGCGTGGGCGTTCATTTCTGATGGGAGGCAGCGGGGCTGTGTTGGAGCAAGAGTTGTCGGCTAAGGTTCACGACCTATACCGGTCATGGGGCCGATAGGGATGGCTTGGTTGAGGCGAATTGAACGTATTTTGTTGGGTATTGGGGCTGTGACTTTTAGATTGATTTGTCGTTTCTTTTGGCTTTTCAGTGCTTATTTGAATTACTTTTTGCAATTTCCTGCGCTGCTTTTGGGTAGAAAAAGGTTAGCTGCGCTGTTGCTTTCGGCGTATTGCCGTCAGTTGTTGAAGTTTTTGGGCGTGAGAGTGCTGCTGCGCAGTGATTTCGATTGGGAGAATTCGAGGAAAGGCATGGTCCATATCTGGAATCATGAAAATCCTCTGGATCTATTTGTTGTGCAAGGTTATATAAAAATTCCAAGTATCACGACGGGAGGGTTGCATCTAGGTGTGGTTATGCCTTTTTTTCGTCTTACTGCGAGTAATGCTGGTCACATCATGCTTGATCATAGGGATGCATCGTCTAGAAGGCGATCAGTCTACAAGTCGTTTGAAACTATGGAGAAATATGGCGAGATGATCATTGCTCCCAATGGTTCTCTTGTGACGTCGATTTATCAGCGTGCGTCGAGGAGTCCTCAAATGCTGGCGAAGCGATTTTCGACATGCATTGCTCCATGGATCTTTACCTATGAAGGTTCTCAAATCATGCCGGAAGATCTCTACAGCCCACTTTCCATACTTCTCAAAAGGCTTGTTGCGCCTACGGTGACGATTACGTGTTCTTTGTGGAGTGAGGATCTAGACGCAATACCTGTTGATTCGGATAAGCAATTGTTTGAAGGCAGCGTCAAGAATTTCTACAAATTGCGGAAATTATCAGGCTGATGTTGTGGCCTCCAAAGCCAAATGCATTTTTCAGCATCACCAGTTCTGATCCTGTTTTTCCTAATTCAATCTGCTTGGTTGATGTGACAGCAATGTCGATGTCTTCGTCGAGTGGATCAGCATTCATTGTTTTCGGCAAGACGCCCGCTTGAAGCGCTTGAAAACTGATGATTGTCTCCACAGCCCCTGCTGCACCGAGCAGATGCCCCAGTTGCCCCTTGGGGGCATAGACGGGGATGTGGTCGGCGGCAGGGCCAAGGCTTCGCCGAAGTGAGCGCGCTTCAGCCAGATCACCCAGCTTGGTCCCTGTGGCATGGGCTTGAACAGCGCACAGGTCTCTGGCTTCAATTCCAGCTCGATGGAGAGCATCTTCGATGGCACGACTGGCCTGAATACCCTCTGGTTCCGGAGCAACGATGTGATGACCGTCGCTACTGCTGCCACAGGCCAGCTGCCAGCCCAGAGCAGCTCCGCTGGGAGTGTCCTCCTCACGCATCATCGCCAGCACGCCGGCCCCTTCGGACAGCACAAAACCGTCGCGCTCCTTGCTGTATGGCCTGGAGGCCTGTTCAGGGGCGTCGTTCCGGGAGGACAGAGACCGCATGGCTGAGAAGCCAACGAGTCCCAGCCGGTTCACCGGTGCTTCGGTGCCGCCGGCCAGCACGAGATCAGCCCGCCCGTCGTTGAGCAACATTTGGGCCAGCATCATCGCTTCAGCCCCTGATGCGCAGGCTGAAACAGGGGTATGTGCACCTCCATGCAGGCCCAGATCGATGGCGACTTGGCCTGCAGCCGCATCGGGAATCAGCATCGGTACCGTGAGTGGGTTGACCTGGCTGGGTCCTCCAGCTGCCAGCTGATTGTGCTGTTCATGCATGGTGTGGAGCCCGCCGATACCGGTGCCCAGCACCACGGCGACCCGATCTGGATCAAGTCCAGTGATGGATCGATTGGCCATCCCCCAGGCCTCTCTGGCGGCGAGGAGGCCTAGCTGGGTGCAGCGGTCGGAGCGCCTCAGCAGTAAAGGCCCCAGGGATTGGGTGGCTGCATCGGGCACTCGGCCCGCAATGCGAACCGGCAAATCATCGCTCCAGGGCGCTGTCAGGGCTCGGATGCCGGAACGGCCCGACAACACACTCTCCCAGGTGGATGCTGCGTCGCTGCCCAAGGGGGAGACGGAGCCCCAGCCGACGATCGAAACACGCTGGGAGCGTTGCTGCCGAACTGCCACGGTCAGGCTGTTGGAGAACTGGGGGGGACGAGGTCCAGTGACTCCAGATGGCGCTGTATGTCTCCCACCGTTTTGAATTGCAGAAGCTGGTCCTCCTGAATGCGGATGCCGAAGCAGCTGTCAGCTTCAATCAGAATTTCGTAGAACCCCAAGGAGTCGATTCCGACGTCCTCCATCAGACGCGCCTCGGGAGTGATTACAGCAGGATCTGCGCCGGAAATGCGATGCAGGATCTCAACAAGGCGTCCCTCCACATGCTGCTTATCGGGGCTTCCCTCGGTCAATACCCACACCCATCTGATCCAGCCAAAGTACCAGCGTGGTTACGTTTTCCTGTCGCCCCGGTACCAGCTGAATTGCTGGTAGACGGGGTGGTGATCAACGTCAATGAAGAAGGAGAGCCGATCGTTCGGGAGACTAGAAATGTCGGCGGCCATCAGGATTTCCGTGATCTGGTTGAAATCCCGAGCCAGAGAGAGGTCGCACACCTTGGCCTCCATCAGATTGAAGTACTGACGGAGCAGCACCGGCAGGCGGAAGTTGTCGTTGTGCTCCTTTCGGATCGCCACTTCCAAGGCCTGAACGTTTGCGATCGGATGGGCGGTGTCGTTGGGCTGAATGCTGTTGATCGGGTGACGCGGCGGCGGCAAGGCTGGACTCGTTCTCCTGTAAGGAGGCCTCATCAAGGCACTGAGAAAGGCTGTATTGACCTCATCGCTATGGGCGAAGTGGTTATACGAAACCAGTCCGTGCAGGATGCTGAACCCCGAGCGGGCCGCGATCAGGAGTCCTCCCCGGAACAGGGCCATCAAGGAATGCGGTTGGCGCTGGAAGCGGGGAGCCAGGGCGACTCGACCAATTTCCACATGGTGGGATCGCTCCGCCAGCATGGCTTTGATGCCGGGATAGACGTGCTCCAAATAAGACTGCTGACTGCCGGGTAGCTCATCAACTGCCATGAACTGAGGAACGAACTGCAGCCGTGCGGATCCCGCCAGAGCCCCACTGCAGGGTTCCACCAGGATCAGATGCTCGTAGGCCGCATCACGGCCGTCCAGGTCCCTGGCGTTGCCGGAGCCGGACAATTGCTTCCGGTAGGTCGACTCCCGCAAGGTGCCGACGGCATCCGCGACGGCTTCAAATCGCGACCCGGGGATCAGGTGAAGCTCAAGACCGTCGAGGCGGAACAGAAGGCTGTCGCCCTGGATGGTTTCGCTCCAGTCCTGAGGAAGCAGAACGTCATGTTGTGCCGCTGGTCCGTTCTGCGTCATGGGCTATGTGCCTGGACCGCATTATGCGGGAAGATTGGCGTCCATTTGGCTGCTGTTTCAGTTCCACCCATGGTTGTGCCCTCAAGGACCGGTCTTTCCGCAGCTGTTTCCGCAGCGGTGGCGTTGTCGGCTCCCGTGCTGCTGGTCGGTGAACTGAATGCTGAAGAACGGATCAACTGGCTGAAGAGTCCAGCGCAATCCACCACAACTCCCCTGCAAGCGCCTCCGCCGCTGCCCGTCCCGCCAAGCCTGCCACCACAATCTTTCCGTTATCGCCTGGGGCCTGGGGACCAGTTGGTGACCTCAGTGTTCAAGATCGAGGGTTATGAGGCTCAGGTTCAGGTGTTGGGCGACGGCACCATCAACCTGCCGAGGCTTGGCACCGTTGAAGTCTGGGGGCTGACCCTTGAGGAAGCGCGTCAGAGGATCACCGATGGCTATCGCCAATTTCTGCGACGCCCCTTGGTGTATCTCGACCTGGTCAAGCCGCGTCCGGTTCGGGTCACCGTGACGGGGCAGGTGCTGCGGCCCGGGGTCTTCACCCTGCCTGTCGACAGTCAGGGATCTGTAGATTCATCTGGCGATCCCACCGCCGTCGGTTCCGATGGCGGTGGTTGGCCATCCATGGTGGAAGTGATCCAGAAAGCTGGCGGCATCTCCGCGACTGGGGATCTGGGTCATCTGGAACTGCTCCGCCCTTCCCCCATTCCTGGTGGACCAACCCAGAGCTACGTCTTCGACTATCTCACCGTGCTCAAAAACGGAGGATTTGCCCCCAATCCCCTGATTTACGACGGTGACAGCATCCGAGTCCGCAAGTCAACATCTCCCATCAATGTGGACCTGCTGACGACCGCAGCCTCAAACTTCGCCCCGGCGGCGATCAATGTGCAAGTTGTGGGGGAGGTCTTTTCCCCAGGAGTCGTTCAGGTCGGTTCCAATGCTCCCTTGTCCAGTGCGATCCTCGCCTCCGGAGGAGTCACCCGCCGTGGCAGCGTGAAGAGGGTGGATCTGATCCGTGTGGACCGCCAGGGACGCAGCATGGTGAAGCAGCTGCGCTACGACCCCCATGCCGTGCTGAGCAGTGCCAACAACCCTCCGCTGCGCAATGGGGATGTGGTGGTTGTGGACCGCAACACCTTCACCAAGGTCACGGACACGATGACCGATGCCATGCTTCCGTTTGAGCCGATTGTGGATGCGGTCTCGGTTTACCGGTTGCTCGGTCTGCCGGCTCCGACAAGCGTTGGTCGCTGATCAGATCCCCAGTCGCTCCCAGATCACGCCCAGGTTCTCCTGATGCAATGCGGTGCTGAAGCAGTCGGCCAGCTCCGTTGCGGAGAGCCGGCTGGTGACATCACCATCCGCTTCGAGGTTGGCGCGGAAGTCGCCGCCGGCGATGTTCCAGGCCGTGTGGGCATTGCGCTGGACGACTCTGTAGGCCTCCTCCCGGCTCATGCCGGTCCCCACAAGAGCCAGCAGCACCCGCTGGCTGAACACCACGCCGCCATACACATTCATGTTGCGGCGCATGTTCTCGGGATAGATCCCGAGGCCCTTCACTACGCTGGTCATCTCCCGCAGCATGAAGTGCAGGGTGACCGAGCAATCGGGAAGCATCATCCGCTCAGTGGAGCTGTGGCTGATGTCGCGCTCGTGCCAGAGGGCCACGTTCTCAAGGGCAGCAATGGTGTAGCTGCGCAGCACCCTGGCGAGACCGCTGATCCGTTCGCTGCGGATCGGGTTGCGTTTGTGGGGCATGGCTGAGCTGCCCTTCTGGCCCTTGGCAAAGTTCTCTTCCACTTCCAGCACGTCGGTGCGTTGGAGGTTGCGGATCTCGGTGGAGAAGCGTTCCAGGGAGGCCCCCACTAGGGCCAGGGTCTGGATGTAGTCGGCATGGCGATCGCGGGAGATCACCTGGGTGCTGGCGGTGTCGGGGGTGAGGCCGAGGATTTCGCAGGCGATAGCTTCCACCTGGGGATCAGTGTTGGCGTAGGTGCCCATGGCACCACTCACCTGGCCCACGGCCACATCCTGCTCAAGCCGTTCCAGGCGGGTGCGGTTGCGTTCGGTTTCCGCCAGCCAGCCGGCCACTTTGAAGCCGAAGGTGATCGGCTCACCGTGGATGGCGTGGGAGCGGCCGATCATTTCGGTGCCCTTGTGGGCCCGGGCCAGGTCGCGCAGGGCATTTGCCAGGGCATCGAGTTCGGTGCGCAGCAGGGCCACGGAGCGTTTCAGCTGCAGCGCCACGCCCGTATCCAGCACGTCGCTGCTGGTCATTCCCACATGGATGTGGCGCCCGGCGTCACCAACGTGTTCGTTCACATTGGTGAGAAAGGCGATCACGTCGTGGCGCACCTCGGCTTCGATTTCGAGGATGCGCTCCACTTCGAAGCTGGCCTTGGCTTTGATGGTGTCCAGAGCCTCCTGTGGCACCCGGCCGAGCCGGCAATTGGCCTCGGTGGCGGCGATTTCCACATCGAGCCAGCTCTGGAATTTCGCCTGCTCACTCCAGACGGCTCCCATCTCAGGAAGGGTGTAACGCTCGATCACCGGCGCGCTCGGTTGAACAACCCGACAAATCTATGGGGCCGCCTCCGTGCCCGAACATCAGCTCAGGAACCGTGCGCGTTCCGATGTGACGCATAATCCATCGCTGTTGCCGTGGTCATCCCGTTCAGTAGGACGGCCCTGGGCTTGGGATGGCCGCCGTTACCGTGTGCTGATCAGGGTCATGAAGCCAGCCCCAGGTTATGCAGATGGCATACCGGCTCAGGTGGGCTGGCTGTTATTTCAGCTGTGGCGTCAGAGCAGCTCAGAGGGCCGTGCTGTCGCGGTCGCCGGTGCGGATGCGAATAACCGACTCCACTGGGCTGATGAAGATCTTGCCGTCACCGATTTCACCGGTTCGTGCGGCATCGGCGATCGACTTGACCACCTCTTCAACGCGGTCGTCCTCGACCACCACTTCAATCTTCAGTTTCTGTAGGAATTCCACGGTGAATTCCGAACCTCGGTAGCGCTCCACCTGACCTTTCTGGCGGCCGAAGCCCCGCACTTCACTTACGGTCATGCCGATGATGCCGGCCTCCACCAGCGCCACCTTCACGTCTTCCAGCTTGAAAGGACGAATGATTGCTTCGACCTTTTTCATGGGGGGAGTATCGAGCTGGTTTCAAGGATGACGCGGTTCCCAGAGCCGTGCGTGGCCGCTGTTACAGAACGCTGCCGAAGCTTGACTTCCTAGGGTCGCCGATCAGAACTGGACCACTCAACCCCTTGACCCAGACCCCCCTCTACGGCGAACGCGCTATCGCCGAAGCTGAGCTGATCTGCTTTGACAATCCCCGGCCTGGGCGACCCTATGAGGTGTCGATTGAGTTGCCGGAATTCACCTGCAAATGCCCCTT
It contains:
- a CDS encoding beta-ketoacyl synthase translates to MAVRQQRSQRVSIVGWGSVSPLGSDAASTWESVLSGRSGIRALTAPWSDDLPVRIAGRVPDAATQSLGPLLLRRSDRCTQLGLLAAREAWGMANRSITGLDPDRVAVVLGTGIGGLHTMHEQHNQLAAGGPSQVNPLTVPMLIPDAAAGQVAIDLGLHGGAHTPVSACASGAEAMMLAQMLLNDGRADLVLAGGTEAPVNRLGLVGFSAMRSLSSRNDAPEQASRPYSKERDGFVLSEGAGVLAMMREEDTPSGAALGWQLACGSSSDGHHIVAPEPEGIQASRAIEDALHRAGIEARDLCAVQAHATGTKLGDLAEARSLRRSLGPAADHIPVYAPKGQLGHLLGAAGAVETIISFQALQAGVLPKTMNADPLDEDIDIAVTSTKQIELGKTGSELVMLKNAFGFGGHNISLIISAICRNS
- a CDS encoding acyl carrier protein, which produces MWVLTEGSPDKQHVEGRLVEILHRISGADPAVITPEARLMEDVGIDSLGFYEILIEADSCFGIRIQEDQLLQFKTVGDIQRHLESLDLVPPSSPTA
- a CDS encoding GNAT family N-acyltransferase, coding for MTQNGPAAQHDVLLPQDWSETIQGDSLLFRLDGLELHLIPGSRFEAVADAVGTLRESTYRKQLSGSGNARDLDGRDAAYEHLILVEPCSGALAGSARLQFVPQFMAVDELPGSQQSYLEHVYPGIKAMLAERSHHVEIGRVALAPRFQRQPHSLMALFRGGLLIAARSGFSILHGLVSYNHFAHSDEVNTAFLSALMRPPYRRTSPALPPPRHPINSIQPNDTAHPIANVQALEVAIRKEHNDNFRLPVLLRQYFNLMEAKVCDLSLARDFNQITEILMAADISSLPNDRLSFFIDVDHHPVYQQFSWYRGDRKT
- a CDS encoding polysaccharide biosynthesis/export family protein; protein product: MVVPSRTGLSAAVSAAVALSAPVLLVGELNAEERINWLKSPAQSTTTPLQAPPPLPVPPSLPPQSFRYRLGPGDQLVTSVFKIEGYEAQVQVLGDGTINLPRLGTVEVWGLTLEEARQRITDGYRQFLRRPLVYLDLVKPRPVRVTVTGQVLRPGVFTLPVDSQGSVDSSGDPTAVGSDGGGWPSMVEVIQKAGGISATGDLGHLELLRPSPIPGGPTQSYVFDYLTVLKNGGFAPNPLIYDGDSIRVRKSTSPINVDLLTTAASNFAPAAINVQVVGEVFSPGVVQVGSNAPLSSAILASGGVTRRGSVKRVDLIRVDRQGRSMVKQLRYDPHAVLSSANNPPLRNGDVVVVDRNTFTKVTDTMTDAMLPFEPIVDAVSVYRLLGLPAPTSVGR
- the purB gene encoding adenylosuccinate lyase, translating into MIERYTLPEMGAVWSEQAKFQSWLDVEIAATEANCRLGRVPQEALDTIKAKASFEVERILEIEAEVRHDVIAFLTNVNEHVGDAGRHIHVGMTSSDVLDTGVALQLKRSVALLRTELDALANALRDLARAHKGTEMIGRSHAIHGEPITFGFKVAGWLAETERNRTRLERLEQDVAVGQVSGAMGTYANTDPQVEAIACEILGLTPDTASTQVISRDRHADYIQTLALVGASLERFSTEIRNLQRTDVLEVEENFAKGQKGSSAMPHKRNPIRSERISGLARVLRSYTIAALENVALWHERDISHSSTERMMLPDCSVTLHFMLREMTSVVKGLGIYPENMRRNMNVYGGVVFSQRVLLALVGTGMSREEAYRVVQRNAHTAWNIAGGDFRANLEADGDVTSRLSATELADCFSTALHQENLGVIWERLGI
- a CDS encoding P-II family nitrogen regulator; its protein translation is MKKVEAIIRPFKLEDVKVALVEAGIIGMTVSEVRGFGRQKGQVERYRGSEFTVEFLQKLKIEVVVEDDRVEEVVKSIADAARTGEIGDGKIFISPVESVIRIRTGDRDSTAL